In the genome of Flavobacterium panacagri, one region contains:
- a CDS encoding 4'-phosphopantetheinyl transferase family protein: protein MRNMRTSKLSISFSEVKGAESIPDKRYILDSDEIIIYTIYLPNFTELKSELSKFLDAKELKKAQRFYKESDTNRFIIYRAILKFILAAHTKLRIKDVYFDYNFNKKPYLISHPWLHFNVSHSGEFAAIAISRNKVGLDIEYMSNDFKFTTLLPDVFEDNEVLQIQKASDIKHAFYTSWTRKEAFVKALGKGIDEDFKNLPSLDGQYYIDSTLLQNTQNWKVNSFDFADNYLGAVAFEDSPAISKNIVLYSIPNNMDELLEMIPKRH, encoded by the coding sequence ATGAGAAACATGAGAACATCTAAGCTATCTATTTCCTTTTCTGAGGTAAAAGGAGCAGAATCAATCCCTGATAAAAGATATATTTTAGACAGTGATGAAATTATTATATACACAATTTATCTGCCCAATTTTACAGAGTTAAAATCGGAACTATCTAAATTTTTAGATGCGAAGGAATTAAAAAAAGCACAACGGTTTTATAAAGAATCGGATACCAATCGTTTCATTATATATAGGGCAATACTAAAATTTATACTAGCCGCACATACCAAACTGCGTATAAAAGATGTATATTTTGATTATAATTTTAATAAAAAACCATACTTAATTTCTCATCCTTGGTTACATTTTAACGTTTCTCATTCTGGAGAATTTGCTGCTATTGCAATTTCTCGGAACAAAGTTGGATTAGATATAGAATATATGTCGAACGACTTTAAATTTACAACACTTCTTCCTGATGTTTTCGAAGATAATGAAGTATTACAAATTCAAAAAGCATCGGATATTAAACATGCCTTTTACACTTCATGGACACGAAAAGAAGCCTTTGTGAAAGCATTAGGAAAAGGAATTGATGAAGATTTCAAAAACTTACCAAGTTTAGATGGACAATATTATATTGATTCTACCCTATTGCAAAATACTCAAAACTGGAAAGTAAATAGTTTTGATTTTGCTGACAATTATTTAGGTGCAGTAGCTTTTGAAGATTCTCCTGCAATTTCAAAAAACATAGTATTGTATAGCATTCCAAATAATATGGATGAACTCTTAGAAATGATTCCAAAAAGACACTAA
- a CDS encoding ATP/GTP-binding protein, producing MRIVILGAHLVGKTTLAEKLHESFPGYDFYPEPYFELEDMGFVFSETPTTDDYMMQLEYSLKQIMRSDKSAIFDRCPIDLLAYALAVDNTLDFQRVFNKIQNVIEKIDVFVFVPIEEPDRILCSDSELPELRWRVNDIIGKLITDFEIEVIEVRGDLSQRLNQIQNRIR from the coding sequence ATGAGAATAGTAATACTAGGAGCTCATTTGGTTGGTAAAACCACATTGGCGGAAAAACTGCATGAATCTTTCCCTGGTTACGACTTTTATCCCGAGCCTTATTTTGAATTAGAAGATATGGGTTTTGTTTTCTCTGAAACACCTACAACAGATGATTATATGATGCAGTTGGAGTATTCTTTAAAGCAAATAATGAGAAGTGATAAAAGCGCTATTTTTGACCGCTGTCCAATTGATCTTTTAGCTTATGCTTTGGCGGTTGATAATACATTGGATTTTCAACGTGTATTTAATAAAATTCAAAATGTAATTGAAAAAATTGATGTTTTTGTCTTTGTTCCTATTGAAGAACCTGATAGAATTTTATGTTCGGATTCTGAATTGCCTGAGCTTAGATGGAGGGTTAATGATATTATCGGAAAATTAATTACTGATTTTGAGATAGAGGTGATTGAGGTTAGGGGAGATTTGTCTCAAAGGCTGAATCAGATTCAAAATAGAATAAGATAA
- a CDS encoding AAA domain-containing protein, whose protein sequence is MEYKKWLTYWKKSLSDSLKADLNIEKLQHFEIDSFEIDMQQIEDLISVNNLIDFEEVRINKKKGALSKENENWEALDEVQILISPIKIKPTTENLVFLKDKKAKFPFWYFAKLNRNGRLQVPEEYFPVFQRKYLEPLADERTEFVFGTVENIDNATAAGLEEYVNYKEYIDYVKEVFTLAINQNIGNYKTEGYETLKNAGFNIDALKLGTVHALQGAGRPIVLFSMFYGKGDSGTMFFDRDNKPNMLNVAVSRAKDNFIVFANTEILDKRSKTPSGILSNHLTYKMSLRTFD, encoded by the coding sequence ATGGAATATAAAAAGTGGTTAACCTATTGGAAGAAAAGTTTATCTGATTCTTTAAAAGCAGATCTCAATATTGAAAAACTTCAACATTTTGAAATTGATAGTTTTGAAATTGACATGCAGCAAATAGAAGATTTAATCAGTGTAAATAACCTGATCGATTTTGAAGAAGTACGAATAAATAAAAAGAAAGGCGCTTTAAGTAAAGAAAATGAGAATTGGGAAGCTTTAGATGAAGTTCAAATATTGATTTCTCCAATAAAAATAAAACCAACAACAGAAAATCTTGTTTTCTTAAAAGACAAAAAGGCTAAGTTTCCGTTTTGGTATTTTGCTAAACTCAATAGAAATGGCAGACTGCAAGTTCCAGAGGAATATTTTCCAGTTTTTCAAAGAAAGTATTTAGAGCCTTTAGCGGATGAAAGAACTGAATTTGTATTTGGTACTGTTGAAAATATTGATAATGCAACTGCTGCAGGTCTTGAAGAATATGTGAATTATAAGGAATATATAGATTACGTGAAAGAGGTTTTTACTTTAGCTATAAATCAGAACATTGGGAATTATAAAACAGAGGGTTATGAAACTTTAAAAAATGCAGGGTTTAATATTGATGCATTAAAATTAGGAACTGTTCATGCGCTTCAAGGAGCTGGAAGACCTATTGTTTTATTCTCAATGTTTTACGGAAAAGGAGATTCCGGGACAATGTTTTTCGATAGAGATAATAAGCCAAATATGTTAAATGTAGCTGTTTCAAGAGCTAAAGATAATTTTATTGTTTTTGCAAATACGGAAATTTTGGATAAAAGAAGTAAAACTCCCTCCGGAATACTCTCAAATCATTTAACATACAAAATGTCTTTACGTACTTTTGATTGA
- a CDS encoding DEAD/DEAH box helicase: MSFELLSEPIRKYIRDKRWEQLRPIQNAAISRVLTTDNHYILVSRTASGKTEAAFLPILSQVNFNEKGVQVLYISPLIALINDQFYRVEELCKNLEVNVVKWHGEANATLKEKLIKDPSGVVLITPESLEAMLSNKPFNVKHLFSNLKFVVIDEIHSFIGSGRGVQLKSILSRLQDLNENQFRLIGLSATLGDYDEVKKFAGTTVPTIVLRDSASKEIEAKFKYFKKDGDDLPLSLIKDLYLETKDSKVLIFPNSRGLAEVVAVKLKKLSERLNGHVNYFSHHSSVDKEVREYVEYFAKSNNRQNFCISCTSTLELGIDIGSVDQVVQIDATHSIASLIQRIGRSGRRDGAKSFLHLYATDKWSLLQSLACWELYKEGFIEPKDAMTLAYDLLLHQALSITKGNSGINFNELVKILKQNFAFNDIESKDIEEILNHLIAIDLFEKLRDEVIIGIEGEKIVNNRDFYSAFTVEDNFKVVNAGIKIGEIPLTPQIREDENILLAAKIWKIIFVDFKAKKIEVKPANDGKKPLFFGGSGMVHPRIRNKMFEILYQDQKITELNEEALDELDEMRSDFSVFDIQNIEMERPLLTSEKKLVFYTFTGTKVNRTLQFLFKFSEIKNSLDDSTSSFDIDESKDDFLDKFNYITSNVDVIEEIITEELEKNPNSLITSKWGIYLPVKHQIESMKQNYFDIKQTQEFLLSVTEIVDNL, translated from the coding sequence ATGTCATTTGAATTATTATCAGAACCCATCCGAAAATATATTCGTGATAAACGATGGGAACAATTACGTCCCATTCAAAATGCAGCAATTTCAAGAGTTTTAACAACAGATAACCATTATATTCTGGTATCTAGAACTGCTTCGGGAAAAACTGAAGCAGCTTTTCTGCCTATTTTATCTCAAGTAAATTTCAACGAAAAAGGAGTTCAGGTTTTATATATTTCGCCTCTTATTGCATTAATTAATGATCAGTTCTACAGAGTTGAAGAATTGTGTAAAAACTTAGAAGTTAATGTTGTAAAATGGCATGGAGAAGCAAATGCAACTTTAAAAGAGAAATTAATAAAAGATCCGTCTGGAGTGGTTTTAATAACGCCCGAATCTTTGGAAGCTATGCTTTCAAACAAACCTTTTAACGTAAAGCATCTTTTTTCGAACCTTAAATTTGTAGTTATTGATGAAATTCATTCTTTTATTGGATCGGGAAGAGGTGTACAATTAAAGTCTATTTTATCCAGATTACAGGATTTAAATGAAAATCAATTTAGGCTAATTGGACTTTCAGCAACGTTGGGGGATTATGATGAGGTCAAGAAATTTGCCGGTACTACCGTTCCAACAATAGTTTTAAGGGATAGTGCATCAAAAGAAATTGAAGCTAAATTTAAATATTTTAAAAAAGACGGTGATGACTTACCCTTGAGTCTTATTAAAGATTTGTATTTAGAAACTAAGGATAGTAAGGTTTTAATTTTTCCAAATAGCAGAGGGCTTGCAGAAGTTGTAGCTGTTAAATTAAAAAAACTTTCTGAAAGACTAAATGGTCATGTAAATTATTTTTCGCATCATTCATCAGTTGATAAAGAAGTGAGGGAATATGTGGAATATTTTGCAAAAAGCAACAACAGACAAAATTTTTGCATTTCCTGTACTTCAACTTTAGAACTCGGAATTGATATTGGTTCTGTTGATCAAGTGGTGCAAATAGATGCAACACACAGTATTGCATCATTAATACAGCGTATAGGTAGAAGCGGAAGAAGAGATGGTGCAAAAAGTTTTCTCCATTTGTATGCAACAGATAAATGGAGCTTATTACAGTCATTGGCTTGCTGGGAATTGTATAAAGAAGGTTTTATTGAGCCAAAAGACGCAATGACTTTAGCGTATGATCTTTTACTACATCAGGCTTTATCAATAACAAAAGGAAATTCTGGTATTAATTTTAATGAATTAGTTAAAATACTAAAGCAAAACTTCGCATTCAATGATATTGAGAGTAAAGATATTGAAGAGATTTTAAACCATTTAATTGCTATTGATTTATTCGAAAAATTAAGAGATGAAGTTATTATAGGAATTGAAGGAGAAAAAATCGTCAATAACAGAGATTTTTACAGTGCCTTTACTGTTGAAGATAATTTTAAGGTTGTGAATGCAGGAATAAAAATAGGTGAAATTCCATTAACGCCACAAATTAGAGAAGATGAAAATATTTTATTAGCAGCTAAAATCTGGAAAATTATTTTTGTCGATTTCAAAGCAAAAAAAATTGAAGTTAAACCTGCAAATGATGGTAAAAAACCTCTTTTTTTTGGTGGAAGCGGAATGGTACATCCGAGAATTAGAAATAAGATGTTTGAGATACTATATCAAGACCAAAAAATTACTGAGTTAAATGAAGAAGCTTTAGATGAGTTAGATGAGATGCGGAGTGATTTTTCTGTTTTTGACATCCAGAATATCGAGATGGAAAGACCATTATTGACTTCAGAAAAAAAACTAGTATTCTACACTTTTACAGGTACTAAAGTAAATAGAACATTACAATTTCTTTTTAAATTTTCTGAAATAAAGAACTCATTAGACGATAGCACAAGTTCATTCGATATTGATGAATCTAAAGATGATTTTCTGGATAAATTTAATTACATAACTTCAAATGTGGATGTTATTGAGGAAATTATAACAGAAGAATTAGAAAAAAATCCGAATTCCTTAATTACATCAAAATGGGGTATTTATTTACCAGTGAAACATCAAATAGAGTCGATGAAACAAAATTATTTTGATATAAAACAGACTCAGGAATTTTTACTTAGTGTTACTGAAATTGTAGATAATTTGTAG